The DNA window CTCCAATGGATTCAGGTACTTCATCTCCATACTATCTACCACTTGAACTGTGAACTAATCTTGGTAGCCCACATCCTCCCTGCATCAATCGTTGTTATACTATTCTTATCGATTCCTTCCATAGATATAAGACGTTTTTTGCTAGTCGGATATTACTATGATTGTCTATGTCATTATCCCTCTCTGGATGGCACCGTACTCTTAGGTTTAATTTTAAGTAGTTGGTTATGCTCTTATTTTGGTCTATTCTTATAGTTTAGAGTTTTTTCTAGACCTTCTTACTAGGTTATTTCAATTTAGGCAGGTTAGCATTTGTCCAACTGTCATACTTTTGGTTGGGTGCACTATGTAAATATGGCGAAGATGTGTTTTTGATcttccattttctaaaaaggAACCACTATAGGTATGATGAATTCCAATATAATCACCCGGTGAAACTTGATTTGCGGTAtgtagaagaaaacaatgatatCTCCTTTTTGTTAAATACTATATTATAGCTATCTTTCTATTTCCCTTGCACGGTtgaaaaatgtaaatatgatttttttcctagGAAATAAGGCACCACAACAAATTTACACAAACGTCACCTATTAGGAAGACTCAGATAACAAAATGAGTCAATATTTAATCTGTTTTATGTCGTAGCTAACtcaaattttttattaatttgttcctgaaacatattatttatttttcagttaTATCTTTTAGTTTAACCCATGTGTACAACCGAAGCAGTCGAACTggattgaaaatttgaaatgcTATACTACTGTAGCATattagtactatttttttttaagaacagcTTATATGAAATTTCACATATGTACAACACATATTGGCCATCCTGGCTGGCTGAAACACTGGAACATACCGGATGTTGCCAACAGCAAGGCACATCTGGAATTTGGAGGACGCCATTATTTTCCCCATTAATGTAAATACATCTGCCAACTTTCGTGCACTAATATTACCCTTTTTTCCTCAAATACAGTGAGCCCACAGATAAAATGCAAAACCATCCACGGTTTTACATGCAAAAGTAGCAATTATTTATTGTGTAATCTGGATGATCCTAGTTTTGAATGTAACAATCTCCCTTATCATCTGAGAGTAGCATAAACAGCATTCTCTCATGTCATAAATCTGTACTTCAAGAACGTGATCACAAACCTGGTTGGCAATTAACCTTGTGATTAATATGTTTCATCGAATGAAATCTTTCAGATTCAGCATGTCACCAACTTTTGATCTTTGTTTGGCCTATAAATACCATTGGCAAACAGGAGTCCCATTGCATCCAAAACTATTCCAAGCAAACTCTTCCAGTTTTCTGTTTTTCTCATCTTCTGCTTCCCCTGTGTAGAGCACAGTAGAGGTTCCATCAGGTGATtctttgctcttttctctttgtttttaaTTCATCGTTGATGTAAGAGTAATCTTGAAAATTATTTGGTGGACTACGGGGAATAATTAATCTCTTTTCATTATATTAATCTGCAGCTTGCTCTCATGGCGTTCCAAACCCAAGGATCCAACCTGAGGGCATTGCTCGTTGAGGACATCAAAGTGAACCGCATGATCCTGTCGCAGATGCTGCGCAAATTCCAAGTTGAAACCACTGTGGTTCAGAATGGAAAAGAAGCTGTTGAACTATTCCTTGGAGGAGAAACATTTGATATTGTTTTGACTGACAATCTTATGCCCATCATGACTGGTCCTGAGGTATAACTTATAACTTACTCCAAAAGAATAATGTATTTCCTTTCATTCAGTTAACAAATAAATAATCAAGTAGTTCTGATACTAGTTAAACACTTCTAATTAATTTAAGAAGTTTTAATTCTTGTGTCACTGCTTGACAGGCAATATCCAAGATCCGTGCCATGGGTGCTACTGATGTGATGATTGTTGGAGTCTCAGTTGACGCCAACAGCATGGAAGAGTTCAAAGATGCTGGTGCTGATCTATGTGTGCCCAAGCTGAAGCTTGAGATTCTAGAGCACATCCTTCAGGAGACCAGGAGCAAGAAGAACAAGAGCAGCGCTTAGGTTTCAGAAGAAAATCAAGGGACTATCTGTCATCATTTAGTGTCATGGTTGTTATCTTATAAGAATTTAGGTTTCATGGTTGATTAATGCCTGGTTTGGTGTGAGTTCTGATCCTTTTAGTTATGGTTGTTGTCTTGTCATCATCTTTTTTAGAGTCATGGTTTGTCTTAAAATTTTAGATTCATGTTTGATTTATGCATGGTTTGGTTGTAATCCTCTCGGAACAAGTTAAAGTTATCAAGAATTTATTATTGATGCTCAGTTTATGGTGTCAACATTCCAGCAATGCTGTGTGAAAAATCATCAACTGAGAGTTTTGGCAGCGCACGATTTTTTTTGGCATATGTTAAATGCTGATAGGCAGGTGTATTAATTCAATACCCTTTTGAGATGCATGACAGCCCATGCATTCCATTCCTATATATGGTGCATTTATGGATTTATATAACCAAAATTTAGAGATTattcataaaagaaaataaatttactgATTTTGTAGGACCGGGATGGCGTCTATCCAACGGGGTTGAGTAATCGTGGTTACTTTTTCAAAACAACGAAGCAAACAAACAGCggaaataaaaacaactaaTATTACAGTTATTCTAATATTACtaaataaacactaaagtaaCCACCCCTTATAGCAAAAGGCTTAGCACAGTAAAGAAACCATCTGCTACAATGCCGAACAGTGTAGCGCAACAGTGCCGAACAGTTAAAACAACACGATGCATTTAATAAAAAACTTTAGAACTTCGCCAATTCAAATATGTTTGGTGTGAAACTTCAAACACAAGTTCTAGACATAACCTAGGTTCAATTTTAATCAATAAACATGAAAAGTAACAGATAAAATGTTGATTATTTTAGagattaatgtttttttttaaacctaattttAGAGATTAATGTAGGCTTTTGGGGGGCGATTAGCACCAAGGctaggagagaagagagaaggagaCTGGAGATTTTGGGGAATTTCTCACGATGCTTCTACATCCATCCCTTGCTCTATTCCATCTatatttatactatattttacaTTCTAGTCCTTGTACACATATATAATTACACCCACTAACACTAACTCTCAAGATAGGGCATATACATTGTAAAGACCCATCTTGctaaaaaaatgagaaagatTTCTCAGGTAACCCTTTTGTAAGAATATCATCAACTCGACTTGTTGAGCTCACATATGGCATGCATATTATCCCTCCATCCAACTTCTCTTTGATAAAGTGACAATCAATCTCTACATGCTTAGTCCAATCATGTTGCACGGGATTATTTGCAATGTCTACAGCTGCTTTATTGTCACAATATAACATCAAAGGATAGCTCAAAAGAGACTACTCGTACACTTGCTAATGCCTTCTTGAAGATTTGTCATTCTTCTAGAGAGTGGGCGTTAGATTTGTGTATTGGGCACCACTGTCGTCGAGGTTCTTCTCTTTGAGGGTCTGGGCACTTAGTGGGTGGGTCCGTCTGCTCTGTGGACAGAACCTCAGTCCCAACTTTGCGTTTCCCGTTTCTTCTGTTCATCTTCTTGCTGGACTCTAGTGCATCTTTGTTGGTTGTTTTCTTCCCGTCACCCGTTTTgctctttccttccttcctcctagGGTATCATCCGCATGAGCGCATCTGTCAATGATCTCAAACAACTTGCGAGCGGAGGTGACCCGTCTTGTTGCCAACTCTTGAGTTGTATAGCGATCTCGGACGCCTGATCTGAACACGCGAATAACTGAAGCATCGGTGATTTCAGGGATCATATTTCGGCATTTATTGAACCGCCGTATATAGTCCCTCAAAGATTCACCTAGGTTCTGAGTTAATGTGTGGAGCTCGTCCTTGAGCGTGTGGCACTTGTATGTCCCTTGAAAATTGGCGACGAATTGCTACCACAAGTCTTCCCATGAAGAGATTGAGCGGGGCGGGAGATGCGCAAGCCATGAACGAGCAGATCCTTTGAGTGCGGCCGGCAAATAGTTTGCGAGTGCATTGTCATCTGCTCCTACCGCATAGAGAACCGTAGAGTAGACGCGTAGGAATTCCTCTGGGTTAGTGCTCCCATTGTATTTCTCTTTGGCTcctggtcgaaacttttcgggCCACCTAACTTCTCGTAAAGTTGGAGTGAACGCCATGCATCCTTCTTCGGGTATATGGGGTGGTCGGTGCCCTCACGGTGTTCGAGAACCGCTAGCcgctgatgatgatgacaaaGACGATGAGGGGTCACTGGGATTTGGGCTTTGACCTCTAGGTCGACATCCTTGTTCTCGATCCCTCTGTGGATCTGGGGAGTGTGAATCCCGTCGTCGTCTATCGGCTTGGCATCGTCGACCTCGTCCGTTGTCGTCCTGAGCTCGCCGCCCATGGTGGTTTTCGTCATGGTGGTTTTGGCGATCTTGTCAGTTTTGGTCCCCACTTGGGCGATGTCCTCGACTTCCATCATTGTTTCGTTGTCGATATGGTGAACGTCGCTGCTGATGATTAGCATCCTCCTGTTTTCGTTGTTCCCCCCGACGCCCATTTAGGTGGCCGTGTAAGTCACAATTTTCTCGTGGTGGTGGGCTTTGCTGACGATGTCCTCGTGGAGAGGCATTACGTGGATTGCGGCCTAGATCGTGACTTGGGTGACTGGGGATCTCCGTGGGTTCGTGGTTCCCGTCCTCCTGCACCTCTTCCGGTTGTCCTGGAAGTCGTGAAGGGCCCTGAGCTGCTggtccagccgccgccgcgaaagCGCTGTTGAGGTTAGCCATTGTAGATTGTATTCTTTCAACCAAATTATTAGCGTCAAGGAACGTGATTGGGTCAAAAGGTGTCACATCTAGAAATTTGGcctaaatttccagactattttgcgTATTGAATCCCTGTCCAAGaatcagccagggtacacaaaaatGACAAGTAAATATAcagatccaaacgtaaataaagcgtataATACTTATAAATAAAAGAGGCACACAATCCTCACACCGAAAAGaaagtagcagcagcagaaaaaGAAGATCCTAgcagggcttcagctccactccacaggcaaaactcaattGGGGTATAAACCTTGGTCCTCTAACCTCATCTCCGGCTTAGAAGCACTATACTTTTCACatacttctgaaaagggggaataatagcaaggctaaGTAGAGGAATTAGTCCGGTGTGTCCCCGGGCGTCGGCTCTTGTGCCGCAACGAGCGGTTCTAAGGTTAGTGTCATCCATCCGCCAAGAACTGCTTAATTTGTGACGATATGTTCTCACTTGCTTGCTTACTTAGGCCACAGAAGTTGGCGGAAGAGCACCGTCTCATCGAAGTCGGTACTCAGGAGGTGCTATCTGAGCTCGCCCTTATGAGTTCAATCTCCACGTCGTCAGATGGGCGGGAGGCTCAACTCGAGAGCGAACTCAACGAGGCGTGTGAGGACCTTCAAAAGATGAGGAACCTCGTTGCCGGACACGACCGACAACGATAGGGCACCTAGAGTCAATCCGGGATGGCTTGAGGCAAAATTATACATGACTTGACCAGCTGGCGCGGAACCTAGGGGTAAACGTGAAGGTCCCACCACACTTCGACGATACGACGCTGGTTTCCTCGCTCATGGGTCTTATCAAGGGACTGGAAACAGTCCATGGTAAGCATGCGGACCACGTAACCGAGGAAATCTGCACCGGCTTGCACACCGGTCCCAGCCATGTCCTCACTTGCGTCCGGCACATGCACCACGAGATCGACCTCATGGAGGTCCTTGAAAAGGGTGGGGCCGACCCGATGCGCGAGGACGTGTTGTCGGAGGTGGCGGACTTAGGGGAAAGCATGATCCCCTTCTTTGAGGAGTTATATTTTTGAACTCGATGGTTTGTATTAACTTAAATGTAATACTTTGGGCCCGCTTTGTCCTTAGGTAGAACAATTTCGCATAGAGGTTTTTGTATTCTATAGAGGTATCGttgacgaggatgtccagcatgGAGGAGGTCCTGATGTTCTCGATGTCGAGCCTGTTTCTCCCGTGACTTTGTCCGCCTCGAATGTCAACGAACGCGCTCTAGTGGCGGTGGACCCGACAATGTGCTCGTCCCATCTGGTTAGCACTTAAGCTCACTCATTCGGCGTACTCTAGGTTGGGTCATCGGCCTCTGAATCTCAGTCTTCATAGATAACCACGAAGTTGGATTTGCTAAAGTTGTTCCCTTTTGTAGGCCTCGAGGATGCACTTGAAGAGAGAAAGTGCTGTGCCACatattggaagacgaaattTGAGGTGGCCAAGCTTGAGCTTTCCATCGAGATCGCCAAAAAGGATCAAGACGTTGAGACGCTCTGAGGACGCAAGATCTGGTTGTAGAACTCGTATCTCAACAGCCATTGCGACGCCATGGCGGGTGTTTGCAGGGATCTACGAGTAGCGCTTCCTCCTTTGGAAGaatctgtaaaatcaaaggtgtttttgattattattctgtgatgaacaattgggcattggagattattggttttgttatttggaatttattcacgaagtggttttggagatgattggatttacaggtgatcgcaggatttgtcattttatgtgaccggtcagaccgggctctggtagccggttagaccggcgtgtaacgcgcggtcagaccgacgcagcctgcggtctgaccggccgacactgtgtcggtttcggtttcaggttgtttatttggatatccgagtttatttcatgattatgacttctagatggatattatacgtatgtaatactattgtttgctgctaatgagtcaagttggagatagcttggtctcggaatatggtttctttgtttgttccatgtgtaggtgactcgatgtctcgggagagtatttgcggtgatggaccgggagtcggcttagggataagacgacgtccgtggtggtcagagatcatgcgggatacttaggctagagttgatgcacgtggttgatggagattccatatggcatacgatggagttattgtgtgcgtatgggatgcggagttaaatttggaaggagtccaaatttggtacgtttggttatgtaaagtttctttcttgtactagagggtttaggactcctagtatgagtttggttcgtggctttagcctacctcatgtataaatagagggggagcgtgaggcttcccggtatcgctttagagagcaatagagttgagttttgagttagggtttcgagtttagtcgaaatttttgtaaggagtgctgttggtgcactttgtaaacatagagagaagtaataaagtcgtcatccactttaagagttcttcgatttgtgtttcactgggtttcggcggtctgactggcctggcgcccggtctgaccggccgagccgacctcgtcgtcgtcgtcgtagtcgctctcgtcttcaaaaatacgaccatcctccccctgaacctgtgacagtgtccCTGCAATTTCAAGTCTAGTGccaggactagcctcatcaaaagaaacttcgcaagtctcaacaattttgttagtccctaaaataagtacacgatagccacgagtgtgtgcggggtaaccaagaaacaatccatcggtagagcgtgcctcaaacttatccaaatttccagatttcaagacgaAGCagttgcaaccaaaaacacacaaatgtgaaactttgggttgatgtccaaatcgaagttcataagaagtttttccaagtttagatcgcaagaaaactcgatttgaaatatagcaagcagtgttaatagccttagcccaaaattttctaggagttttgtattcatccaacatcattctagccatctcaaccaaaatacgatttttcctttcaacaacaccgttttgttgaggaacacgaggagaagaaaattcatgttcaagacctctttcgttgcaaaattgttcaaatgaagcatttttaaactcaccaccattatcacttcgaattcttttcaaagaactagGAAATTCAAGCTCCAATCGTAGAAACAAACCACAAAaatgttgaaaagcttcgtccttagttgccataaagaaaacccaagaatatcgagaaaaatcgtcaacaataaccaacacataccactttcctccaacagattgcactctagctggaccaacagtgtccatatgtaatagctgtcccggtgcatccgtcatcacagaaacaataggagtatgtgaagtagaaaccatcttagcatgacgacactgtgtacaaaccaaatcatgatctttcttaagtttaggcaaaccacgaacaagatccaaaccacttaacctagtgatatgatcaaaaccaacatgtccaagtctacgatgccaaaacatcacatgttatcacaggtgaaacaggattttcaaaatcagctttaaacactcttccatagcgagaaatattcaacacagaatcaccacgagaatcaaaaactttacttccagttttcttgaagtgaacttcaaacttttcatcaacaatttgtgaaaccgaaagcaaattgtattttaaatcctcaaccaaagctacattcttcaattcaaatttatcatttaccttaaccatacctgtagcgagaacggcacttgtagcagcatcaccaaagataatcgattcagtcttagatgccttctttagggaggagaacgaatttttatcaccggtcatgtgccgtgAACAACCGGAATcaacgatccacacgttctccttccttgccaccaaggCCTACACaaaagcagaagtcgaagcctcagtactggggttagatgacaataaaaatttaggaatccagtactgagacacacgaccagaagacccaataggcatatatccacgtgcaaaatcaattttagaattttcagaaaaattcctccgaggccggtctaaccgaggtacagtggccggtctgaccgggggccggtctgaccgcctctgtaccgccggtctgaccgaggctctgcagccggtctgaccggtcgccggtttgaccgcgggacccactgcggtctgaccggtttcctcgagggaaaacccgatttttgccactttgattttgcaaaagcaatctctctctcctttttctgtttatgagctaatctgaaacaaaaatcaacaatatgtccatcttttccacaaaaagaacaagtatatttttcacgatgattagacacattggtagcATTAGTAGATTTAGCAACATGAGCAACAACAggagattttgcatgcacaacattggattttgaagaagatacactcatagtagacatgataccagcagatttaaacacagttttattagtatcaggtttaaccaaaatctcaccacttctagcaccaacac is part of the Oryza glaberrima chromosome 4, OglaRS2, whole genome shotgun sequence genome and encodes:
- the LOC127772059 gene encoding two-component response regulator ORR42; this encodes MAFQTQGSNLRALLVEDIKVNRMILSQMLRKFQVETTVVQNGKEAVELFLGGETFDIVLTDNLMPIMTGPEAISKIRAMGATDVMIVGVSVDANSMEEFKDAGADLCVPKLKLEILEHILQETRSKKNKSSA